The Campylobacter concisus ATCC 51562 genome segment CGTATTTTTCTATACTCTCGTGTTTGTGAGCGTGACACCATTGATGACACTCTCTACAAACGGCTATTTGCTTGCTGTCGTCCTTATCTGCTCCAAATCTGCCATATCTTACGTGGTGGCACTCTATGCTTTGTTGCTTCTCGCATATTTGGCAAAGTGGATATGCTTCAAGTAGTCTTAGTTGGTAGGCTCTATTTTCGCTTCTTGCCAATCTCAAAATAGCCCCCTTGATCCGCTCTTATAAATCATATAATCAATCTTCGCTTGTTCATTATTATTATTTAACCTTGCTTGTTTCAGACTGTACCCCTTAAAAGCTTCATCGCCATACTCTACTAGGTCGTCTATGTATGGCAAAATGTCGCTATTTTCACTTGAGAAAAATATAAAAGGTTCTCGCACTAGTCTAATTAGCTTTAAGAAGTCGCGTAGCCCCCAAAAGCATTTATAGCCTGCTTTATTTGTTTGTAAATATGGTGGGTCTAAAACCAATACAACATCTTTATTTTCAAATTCTTTTATCAGCTCCATTGCTTCTTTGTGGGCTATCTCAACGCCTTTTAAATAACTATTTTTTTGATATAAAGGCATTTTTGGGCTGGTTGCAAAAAATGTTTTCTCTTTTTTAAATTCATCTTTATTATGAGCATATTTGGCACTAAAAAGAAGGTTTGAGCTGAGCGTTAGCCAGTCGATAAAATATCCTCTCTTTATATACTCATCTATGATTTTTATAATTTTTTCTCTATCCTCCTCACTTACTTTTTCATTCTTTTTATATTTTTTTGTGATAGGCTCTATTGTCTGTAAAATCTCGTTTGTTGTCTCTATATTTGCCAGCCTCTCGCTGTAATTATCGTAGTCGTTATAAATTACCCTTGCATTAGGATAAATTTGTTTTATATTGTGACTAAGTAGTCCAGAGCCACCAAAGGCGTCGATAAAAATTCCATTTCGGTATGCTCTAAACTCGTCTTTTATAAGCTCTCTAAATTGCTTAATAAAGTTTCTTTTTTGTCCTTGAAATGGCAAAGGGGCAGCGTTAAATGTATTCATCAAAATAGCCCCTTTGTGTCATCGTCCTTGTGCTTCTCGTTCCACTTTCTCATTATTTCAAGCACTCCGCTTGCATCCTTACGGCTTATTTCGAAGCTATCAAGTATCTTTTTGTTTTCGTCTGCTACCTTTGCGATTATGCTAGCTCCGCTTTCGGCTATTGTGATATATATGGCTTTTATCTGCTCTCCAAGTAACGTTCAAATATCTTTTTGCCTATCTCGTAATCAACTTCGTTTCTTATGGCTTGACGTTTGTTTTTTATCTTAAATTCGTCTAAGCTAAAATCTTTAAAGTCTGCATTTTTTACGTGCTTTATCACTCTAAAGGATGGAGTATTTATCCCATCAAGTGCAAAACTACTCCAAAAATAATGCCTACCTATCTCAGTGGTCGGCTTTATGAGTGGCTCGTAATATGGCAATACATTCTCAACTACAAAAGCCTTTTTGCAAAACGTCTTAAGATAAGATATAAGCTCATAAAGCCTAAAATCTGGCAAAACTCTCGTTGCCTCATTGCGTGAGTTATTACAAAAATTTAGCCTGCTGTGACTTTGGCACGGAGGGCTAGCCCATATAAAATCAAAATCTAAGTAATTTGTAGCAGCATAGTCCCAAGCGTCGCCTACTATCACATTGTCGTTTGGATAGCGTTTTGCATAAGCTTTAGCTATTTCAGGATCAAACTCAACGGCTGTTACTTCTATGCTTATGCCTTTTTCTTTTGCTATGTCGTCCCAAAACTTGCGATTACCACCAAGTCCTGCAAAAAGGTTAAGTATTTTCATTACGCGCCGATCCTTTTTATCACACCCGCCACTATCGACTTAATGGGCGATTTTTGCGCCGTTAGGGCTTTAAATTTAGCCACGCCCATAAACTTGCCGTCGTTATCTCCGCCGATAAAATATACCGGCTCGTTTCCGCCTACGCCGTTAAAGCCATTATTCGCCTCGCTCTCACCGATTAGATAATCGGGACAAATTTGCGGGGTTTTCGCGTAAATCTTATAAAGCTTGGCAAAGTCCCACTTTTTAAAATTCTCCCAGTCTTGCCCTTCTAGGTTGCAAACCTTTACCCAGCCACCCCTAGCACGCACTACTGACATTATCGCTCCGTCTTTAAAGCACACGCTACGATAAGGTCCGTAGCGTCTTATCGCGTAAGCTAACTCGTCTAACGCTTTTTGCGCTTTGTCGCCCTCGTCTCCGTTGAGCGCTTCTAAAATTTCCGCCGATGTAGGCATCGTAGGATATTTTCGCGTTTGTCTGACTAGTTTTAGTGCCGCGGCTAATTCGCTCGCCTCATAACCCATTAGGTCCTCAAAATAAAGTGCAATCACGGCTTTGCTTAAATTTGCTCCGTAATACTCCACTGTTGGCATAAATACGCCGTAAAATTCTTGTATCGTCATTGAAAATCTCCTACTAAGTCACTTCGCCCATTTTTTATCATTTCTTTAGCTAGCTCCTTAAATGCCGCCATTGTGTTTAGCGTGCCTTGTTTTAGTCCGTGAGGGTTATCATCGCTTACTCCTTGCGTGCCACTAGTCGCCTTTACGCCGTAACTAGGCTTTGGCTTAAACACCCCTTGCCACTCATTACGCATCGCTTCTCTTAGGCACTCATTGACGTCTATACCATCGTTCGCCCACTTAGCCCACTCGCTAAATTTCATCTCGATACCCTTTTGTGTCAATTTTTCCCTGCGCTCTTTCTTGTAGGCTAGGTATTGCTCCCAAAGTGCAGGGTCGAGAAAATCAGGCAAACTCGGTTTAGGGGGTAAGGGGGTATTGTTAAAAGCTTGTAATTTTAAGGCTTGTAATTGATTATTGCTTGTATTATTCATTCGCGCGCATACATTATATGGCGGACGTTGGATTTCCCGTTCGCGGACGTTGGATTTTCCGTCGGCGACCTGATTTTCTCCGTCGGCGGACGTTGGATTTCCCGTTCGCGGACGAGCTGCGTTTTCTAGGGCTACGATCTTAATTTTTCGATTAGTTACTACCGCGCCGAATTTTTGCAATTCAACCTCGATGTAACCTAGATTTTTTAATTTTGTTACACCAGAGCTAGCCCAATCTTTAGACTTGCCCAATTTCTCGCCTAAATACTCGTTAGACGCGTAACAATAGCCCTCTTTTGCTGACAAGGAGGATATTAAGATCAACAGCCTAAGCTCGTTTTGTATCCTTTCATCAAATAGCCAAGAGTTAAAACAAACGGCATACCCATTTTGTAAATTATCGCTCATCTTAGCCCTTTCCAAATTTCAATAAATGTGTCAAGTATTATGATCGCACAAAGAGCCATCGTAAAATACAAGGGATTATCCATTACGCTATCCTTTCGGTGGGTTTTAGTATCGATGTGCTGCACCCGCTTATTGCGTCTTTTTTTGATCCGATCTCTATCAGGAAGCCGCGCGCTATTAGCTCATTAACACGGCCGCAAACGCTATTTATTGCTACGTTATACCAACGCGCTATTTCTTGTCTTGTCGCACCCTCTTTATGCTCGCAAAACATTTCATAAACGGCTCTACGTTTGCCGCTTAGCTCTGGTTTTAGTTTGTTATATGCCTCTAGGCTGTTACTCGCTACCATCAAAATGCTCCTTAAAGCTATCTTTCAGATAAGCCCTTTTAAAATTTCTAAGCGACCAAGCCAAGAAATCCATAAAAAGGACTTATATGACAGATAAAGAGATAGTTTTAGAACTCACAAAAGCTTTACTAGAAAAGCAATCGCAAGTTAACGATGTTTTTAAAAACCCTGCTACCGCAGGTAAAGTAGTAGCCAAGATTTTTAACACCATTGCTGAAAATATTAAGCCTGCACTAGACAAGCTCAAAGATCATAATTAGCTCTCATAGAGCAGTAACTAGCTAACATTTTTACCATCTTGTCTTGGTCGTCTTGAGGGAGTTTGTTAAGCTCTTTAAGCATCTTTTTAAGCGACTTTCTAAAATCTTTCTCTTTCTTTTTTTCTACTTCACTCATTTTTTGATCTCCTTAACATTTTTGTTGTTATAATCTCCCAAAGGATTATTAATGTTTGAAACACTAGATGCACTCCTTAAAGTGCTTATCCTTAATGGCTTTACTCCCTTATCCATTGCTCTTATTATTGCCTCTATTTTTTTATCAGGTGTTGTTTTTGGTGTTTTTATAAATAGACATTTTGGTACTAAACCTTTTTGGACTGAAAAAGAATTCACTTGTGTCCTAGAAGACAAAAACGGCACTAAATTTAAAGTCGATGTAAGCGTTCTTTTTAAAAATGCAAAGATAGTTCGCATCGATTGTCCTTTTTTCAAAAAAGGCAAATGCAAGGGCGACCATAAGTGCTTAATGCTAGAAAAAAGGTTGTAGTTAGCCATTTTTAGCCTCCTTTTGTTTTTTCTACCTCTAAAATATATGCATTTAGATTGTCGCCCCAAGCATAAAAGGGGTGTCCAAACTCTTGCAAAGCTGCGAACCTCACATCCCCATTGGGTTTTTTATTGTTTGATCCGCTAGCATATACATTGCAAGTCCCAGCCGACTTGTAAAATTTACCAAGCCATTTTCTAAGCTTTTTTCTATATTTTGTCTGTTTCATAACCTTATATTACTATCTGTTATATAAAATATAACTTAAGGTTATTTGATTTTTAATTATTTTAGTTATAAAATATTACGCAAAGTTATATCTTGCGAAGGTGTAGAAAATGAAAGAATTTAAAGATAAATTGTCAGATTTACTAAAAGAAAGAGGTATAAATACTATACAATTTGCCGATATTTTAGGCATTTCACAGCCTTTAGTTAGCCAGTGGTTAGCTGGAGAAAAGAAGACAAAAAAATATTTATTGCCACTGGCTAAATTTTCAGGCTATCCGATCGCTTATTGGCTAGACGATACCATAGAAAAACCGACAGAAGCCCATAAATATGCAGATAATATCTCTTCTAACAGTACCAAAACCGTGTATATCCCTTTTTATAAAGACGGGGTGGTTTCTGCAGGTCGTGGCGCCGAAAACGACGATTTTGGCGAACCTGAATTGCTGCCTTTTAACCCAAACGATTTAAAAATTATGTTTAATGTTAGCCCGCACGCAAAACTAGGCATTGTCCCTTGTTTTGGTAACTCAATGGAGCCGACTATTAAAGAAAGCGACTTGGTTGTTTTTTGTGATGATATAAACCAAATAGAGGGCGCTATTTATGTTTGCAAATATGAAAATGAAATATTTATAAAAAGAATAAAAAAACGTCCTACATTGGCGTTAATAAGTGACAATAAGGACTACGAGCCAATAATTATAGAGGAAGAGCTAAACGTCGAAATTTTAGGGCGTGTTGTTGGTTGTTATGCAATAAACTCTAAACGAATTTAAAAGTCCATTGCGAAGTATATAAAGGACTTACGTTTGAGGATTATGGGATAAAGTAGTCAGCATAGTCGGTAGCTACTCCATAAATTCAAAGAGGTTTAGATCTGAAAAAGCAGGTATCGTATCAAGTCTGTTTTTAAAAAAAGATCAATTTCAGCTCAATATAGTATATTTTTTGCTAAAATAAGTACAAAAATAGTTTATTTTTTGATATAATTCACGATTTTTTTAACAGTTCTTTTAAAATTTTATACTTTTAAACCATAAATTAGACACAAAATGTCTTAAAAATTTAATATAATTTCATTGATTTTTTATTGAAAGGAGCAAAAATGAAAGCGATGGATTTAGCGGGACACGTAGTCAATAGATGCATTGATTTGGATATGCCAGTTAGTAATTTAAAGCTCCAAAAAATGCTTTACTTTTTAGAGATAAATTTTTTAATTAATTTTGATAAAAAACTAATCGATGAAGATTTTGAAGCTTGGCAATATGGGCCAGTTCTAAAAGATGTTTACGATAAATACTCTTTTTTCGCGGCCAGCTCGATAAGAATTAGACAAGAGCCGGAAAACGATTTGCCTGAAGAGTATAAAAATTCGATTATAAACAATATCGACCATTTAGCAAAAATAGATGCGTGGGCATTAGTAGAGTATAGTCATAGAGACAACACCCCGTGGAGTAAAATATATCGCGACGGGGCAGGCAATCATCAAAAAATTCCAAATGAGCTACTAAGAGAATATGCGCAAAATATAAAGAATGAGAAAGAATAATCGTAAACCGTCCGATGTCGTTGAGACATCGGAGGTTTTTATAAAACAAGAAGACGCCGCCCCTCCCGAGCTCCCTAAAAAAGATGACGATCCGATAAAAATTTTCTTAGAAAAACTATGCGATATAGGTATAAGCAATAGCACACTAAAAGAAGAGCTATTGAGAATTTATGACAAAGATTTCCGACATAGCTATTCTGACGTAACGATGTATTTATTTAATATAACCGAAGCTGATTATTCAAAATTGGAAGCTATGGTAAGCCGCATAAATGCAATCCTTGAGGAAATAGACGACAGGGGCTTAAGAGGGCGTATTTTTAAGCTGTATGATCACTTAAATTTAGAATTAGTTAGGCTAAAATACCTACTCCCCAAGATACAAGATACCAACTCAAAAATACAAGAAGCGAACAACAAAGTCGATGATCTTACAAAGCAAACAAACGATATAAAGAAAAATGCCGAGGATATGCAAAAAAATTATATTACTATCCTAGGTATATTTGCCTCTATCGTCCTCGCGTTTGTAAGCAGTCTTGCTTTTTCTACTTCCGTTTTACAAAATATAGACAAGGCTAGTATTTATAGGCTAATTGCAGTTATATCACTAATTGCTATTTTTATAGTTAATATCCTTAATTCTTTATTTTCGTTTATTAAACAGATACATTATGGAAAAGATGATGAAAGCTCCAAGTTTAAGCCGTTAAATTTATTTAATATTATCATGTTACTTATTATAATCCTTACTGGTGTAGCATGGTATTTTTACCACCCATATGAGTATAAAACAACCACTAATAGTACGACTACTATTAATATTAACGCCTCTGATCTCGCTAACTGCCGAGCAAAGTAAAGTCGTAAAAATATCTGACGGCGACACTATCACTGTACTAAGTGGCAAAGAGCAAACAAAGGTCAGACTATATGGCATTGACGCACCTGAGAAAAAGCAAGACTACGGACAACGATCAAGGCAATTTTTGGCTAGCCTAATCGCAGGGCAAGTGGTAGAAGTAGAGCCAAAGGGAAAAGATAGATATAAACGCACACTAGGCATTATTTACTATAAAGGGCAAGATATAAACGCTCAAATGGTGCTAAATGGCTACGCTTGGGCTTACGTTAAATACTCGAGAATATATGTAGATCAAGAGAAAACAGCACGTGAGAATAAACGTGGGCTTTGGCAGAGCAGTAATCCTACTCCGCCGTGGGTGTGGAGAAAACGCTAATAAGATAAAGCCTTGTATTTAGAACATCCGTCTTGGCTGCCATAATCGCAAGCTAGTCCAAAGAATTCTTTTGCTTTTAAAATGTCAAACCTAACACCAAGCCCTTCTTTGTATGCTACCCCCACCAAGAGGCAAGATCCACCATCTTTATATTGTTTGCACAAAAGTTCATTGATTTTTGTGGCCGTTAAATAATCCTCGTCTTTTATGAGTAATTGTTGTTTAAAAATACACAAACAAGCATCATTTATTTTATCATCTGGGACAAAAGGTTGCGGCTTGCTTGCGTCGTATTTGTTAGGGCAAGCACTAATTGTATAAACTGTTAGTAAGGCCTCACTGAGATCACTTAGTGTCTTATATTGCTCTTTTGTAAAATATCCACCATCATACAATGCTTTCGCTACTTTTTCCTCATCTTGTGCGATTATAATAATTTTATAGTTTATAAAATTTTTTTCAGTATCTTTTATTTGGTTCTTAGCCTCTGCTATATAAAAAGCAGCAATAGTGTCTAACACATTTAAGATGTTAATTTTAGATACATTTTTATTCTCAAAATTTTGTTTCAGAATATTTTTATAGAGATATATGCATGAGGGGATTGTTGTCGGTTTATTTCCCTCGCATTCCTTGGCTGCAATATTCCAAAGTTCATCATCTGTAGCATTTTTATGGGCTGTTTTAAACATTGATATTTGTCTGGTCTCATATTCTAGGAGCTTATAGTAATAATCCTCACAAACTTTAGCATAAGAAAAAACAACACCAAAACATAAAACCAACAAGACTCTAAATACTGGCATTACAACTCCTTATATTTTAACAATTATATAACAATTAATTTAAAAAGTATATAACTTTAAGTAATATATTAAATAACATTAAGTTATATTTAATATAACCTTTGGTAATATTCTCTCATCGAAACAAAAAGTAGATAGGCTTCAAGCGAAAGCTGACAGAGTGAGCCTCCTGCGAGTTTTGCAGGTTAATCACGTTTCAATCTGAAGCGTCAGTGATAGGGCGAAAATCTATCACTCAACACCGACCCTGATTTAGGATAGTTTTTCACAGGGGTTTCAATAAAACGAAAAACACTAAAATAAAGTGAGTTATAATTACGAGATGAAAAATATAGAGTTGTTTGATTATTATGCAGGCATTATCTTTTCCGAGCTTATCGACGAGTTTCCGCTACCTAAAGATATAAAGGCAGCGGATATAGTAAAAAACGATATACATATAGATGAAGTAAATAAACACGTAGCTATCGTTTATTACACTTGTTTATGGCTAAAAGAAAATGGCTTTGTAAATTTAGACAACTCTTTTTCATCTCAAAAAATGGTTTCAAATGTGACCTTGACAGCCAAAGGGCTAGAGATACTAAAACAAACTCCACAAAGCATAGATGGCAAAAGCCTAGGTGATAATCTAAAGGCAGCCGTACAAACTGGCAAAGATGAGTTTATCAAACAAGCCGTAAATAAAATTTTCTCACTTTCACTTAACTTAATCTCTTAATTTTTTCTAATAAAAGCCTTGCTTGCTTAAAGCATTTCGGTTAGTTTAAAACCTAGAACAATAACGCCCTTTTTAGTCCAAAACACCATTTTTTGACTATTAGACACCCCGCCCGATTTGTCAAGGGGTGTATCATATACGCCACCTTTACCGTCGTTATACATCTCTTTGTTTTGGCTTATGGCGAGCAAGGCTTCTATTAGAAAAAGGAGCTAGAGATGAAAAAGATAATCAAGTTTTTTAAGGTGCTTTTTAGCAATGGCGGCGAGATAAAGAATATCGCCTATCTAAATATCAAAAGGGGTTAAAAATGAGCTTAAACTATGACTTAGCACGTGCCGAAAGCGATGTGGCGCACATAAATTTAGATAAAGAATACGACGAGCTAATAACTGACATCGAAGCTGTATATAGCCGCCATCGCTATACCTTTAAAAACGCCCTTGGCGAAAATAGTGGCGAAATAATTGATCTGCTTATTGAGCATTGCAAAAAAGACTTTTTCGCCTATGCAGCGCTTGTCTATGTGCTATGCGTTGAAGCTGAAATGAGCAACGATGCAGTTTTAAGTTATACGGCTACTTACCAACAAACATTGAAAAAGCTACGAGAGGAGGCCCAAAGAGATGCGATACTCCACACTAAAGAGGCTTGTTAAGTTCTATGGCAAGCCAAATATGACTTGGGGAGAATTTCAAAAAATATTAGAAAGGTTAAAAAATGCTAAGCAATAAAGAATACCACGCACGCCCTGAAATATCAAAAAGTGATCTAGACCTACTAGCACGTAGCCCTTTACACTTCAAAATGAAAAATGAGCTTAGGAGTGAGCCTACAAAAGCTTTGCTCTTAGGCTCTGCGGTGCATAAGTTAGTATTAGAGCCAAAAGATTTTTCAAATGAGTTTAGCGTAGAGCCTGATGTTGATAAACGCACCAAAGAGGGCAAAGAGATCTATAACAATTTTTTAGAAAATTTAGGCGATAAAACCTCGCTTGATCTTGATATTTTTGGCTCAGCCGTAGAAATAGCAAACTCGGTTAATTCTATGCGTGAAACAGCTATATTTTTAAAAGATGGGCTAGCCGAACAAAGCTATTTTAGTGAGATAAACGGCGTAGCGGTTAAATGTCGCCCTGATTTTTATAATGAGAAAATGGGTGCAGTAATTGATCTAAAAACAACTTCTGACGCTTCGGCTAGTGGCTTTGCTAGATCAGTAGCTAGTTTTAATTATCACGTGCAAGCAGCGTTTTACAGCGACATCTTAAGAAGCTTAGGCAAAGAGGTAAATTATTTCTTGTTTATCGCCGTTGAAACAAAAGCCCCTTATTTTGTAGGGTTTTATGAACTTGATGCAGCAGCAATAGAGCAAGGTCGCAAAGCATATCTTGAATTGCTAGAACTTTACAAATATTGCAAGAAACGTGACGAGTGGTGGGGCTATGCAAAAAAAGACGGCGACAAGATAGAGGCGGTGCAAACTTTGAGCTTGCCAGCGTGGAAATTTTACGAACAGATAGCATAAATTTAAAAGGATAGACAAATGAACCAAATACAACCAAGAGAGCAACAAGCGCGAGCTTTAGTTGGCTCAAAAATGAACCAAATTCAAACAATAGTTGGCAACGATAAGGCTAAGGCTTCAATTTTTGCTAGTGCTATCGCAAATATGGCGAATGATTATGGGTTAAGAAATTGTAGCGTTGAAAGCATAGTAAATACGGCCATGCAGATAGTCCAAATAGGACTAAACCCAAATAAACTTTTCGGACAAGCTTATGTAGTGCCGTTTAAACTAAAAAATGGTGGCGAAACCGCTCAACTACAAATAGGCTACAAAGGGCTTATTAGTTTAGGTATGAAAAACGGCTGGAAGTTTAGAGCCGTAGCGGTGTATAAATGCGACGAATTTAAGATCGAGTTTAACGGACTTGAAGATAAGATAAATTTTACACCCAATTTTGACGAACGAAGCGACGATGACGGCGACTGGGTATTTAGCCATTTAGTGGGCGTGATCGTATATGCAAAAGACAGCAACGATAATGTTTTCAGTGAGTTTGTCAGTAAGAAAAAGCTCGAGAAATTACGCTTAAAAAGTCAAAACCAAAGCAAAAAAGACAAGCTTGAGTATATATGGCTAGACTGGGCGGAGGAGATGTATAAAGCCAAAGCTCTTAAATACGTTGCTTCACGCTTACCGATAAATGATCGCCTAGCCGAAGCCGTAAGCGCGGAGGACGAGCCTATCACAAAACAAGAAACTATTACACCGCCAAAAACTGGACTAAACGAGCTTTTGGGCAGTGCAGAAAAGCCAAGCAAACCAACCATCAACCAAGAGTTGACAATTCAAGAAGCCGAAGTGTTAGATAATGCAATGCCCCACGATCTACTACAAAGCGAGCTAGTAAAACGAGGCGCTAGTGAAACAGAGGCTGAAAAATTAGTTGAGAGGTTAAGCATTGATGATGCTACTGCCTATCTAAACGACCCAAGCAGTATAGACAACCTAATAGAAAATTTAAAGGATAACTAATGAACGTAGGCTATTTTAAAAATCAAACTTTCAAAGCCCAAGACGGCAAAGAAGTAAAATTTATAGGGGGTATGATAAATATCCCCTTTTTACGCCCTATTGAGTGTGGGCTGATCCCAACTCCTGATGAAGAGCTAGCTAAAAATCAAAACGCACCAATATATAAAATCGTGCTTTTTAAGCCTAAAAAATACGAGGGGGCAAGGCAAATTATAGGTGGCATTTGGAACGCAGTAAGCAACGACGGAAAAACAAACTATTTTAGGGGGCATATAGAAACGCCTCTAGTAGCTGGCGGACGTGTTTATTTAGCATTATTTAGCCCAAAAGAGCCTAACGGACTAATGTTTGAAGCCACATGGAGCGCACCAAAAAGAAATAATAACTCCCATACTCCACAAGCTAGCGAGAGTGCAAGCGATGAAATAGATGTGAGCCAATATTGCGATAGCGATGAAATACCATTTTAAGAGGCGGTTATGACTTACGGCGAAGCAATGGTGCGACAGCAAGAAAGCCAACGTATGGAAAATGGCGTCTGGGTATTTGATGAGCTAGAGCCTTACGAGCCTTTTGCAACTAGCACTGAGGCATATAAATACTACTGCGAAAAACTAGATCGCTACTGGCTTAGCAAAATCGAGCTAAGCCCAGCTTCTAAGTTTTCAAAGCAGGACGTGTTGCAAATACTAAAAGGCAAAAATCTAAACGGAGCGAGCGATGACAACGGCTGAGATAAAAGACGCAGCTATTTTTTTGATGGCGTATTCGTTTCTGAAAATGGATAGCACGCAGGAGCTTGGACTATTCATCAATAAAAAAGCGAGCAAATTTATTGATGAGCTAATAGAGGCGATGACGCCAATAGTAGGGCACTATCACGCTTTTAAAAGGCGGATAGAAACTCAAATAAACGCTTTGGACAATAAGGCGAGCATTGCCAAGCAAAGCTTTAGCACGACAGCGCCACAGCTAGCTTGCGATCTGCTTTATTTGAGGTTAGCGCCAAACGAACGCAAAGGGCAAAGGCTGGCGCCGATATTAGCGGAGTTTTACGCGGTGAATAAAGACAAGATAGCCTATATATCAAATAAGAGTTGTGATACGAAATATCGCAAAGAGGCAGAGGATAGCCAAACGCTGGCTTATTTTTATATTGAGAATATTTGAAAGGATTGATAGTGTTTTGGAAAAAAACGGATAAAGAGAGATTAATAGGTCTTTTGGAATGGTTTTTAAGCCATGATTGGCAATTTACCAAAATAGATTATAGAAAATTAAAACAATTAAATACATTTCTTTTAAGATTTGATATAGATCCAGTATGGGTAAATTTTTCTCAGTATGACTGGTTTTATCTAAAAAACGCTGAGAGAGAAAAGCTGCTTGAAGCATACAAAAAGCTAAAGGATAAACAATGAAAGATTTTTTAAAAGAAATTTGCTACTCACTGGCGAATTTAGACGAAAGCTCTCCGCTAGCAAAATGTATCATAGCGATGCTTGCTATCGTGGGCAATTTAACACTTCTATTTACTACAATGTTTTACCTCACTGACGGGGTTATATTTTGGCGAGGGGTGCACGTGATAGCGTTGTCCTTGCTGTTAGCAATGGCAATACTATTTTTTGATACATATATTAGGAAAAATGCAGAACATAAAAACAATAAAAATTAAAGGATATATGATGAAAAAGATAACACTAGAAGAAAAGATAAAGCTTATTACAGCTTACGCAGAGGGTAAGCCAGTAGAAGTCTATGATACCATCTTTCAACGCTGGTTTGAAAAAGGCACGGATACTTGGGATTTTGATAGAGAGGAGTATAGGATAAGACCCAACTTTACACCTAAGTTTAAAGTAGGAGATGTCATTGTCTTCATAGGGGGTGTAAATACAACAGACTTTAATACCTATGAGATTATAGAGGTAAAGCAAGGGTGTTACTGGTTTAATGACATAAGTGCACGTCCCATAGAAGAGATAGAGAAAGAGTTTATTAATGTGAGAGATGCCTTATGGTACTTTGAGATTTATGACCATGTTACTAAAAAATACTCTATGCACCCTACTAGAGCAACTATGGATGAGATGGACGAAGAGTTTGGGGCTAATCAC includes the following:
- a CDS encoding PD-(D/E)XK nuclease-like domain-containing protein, with the translated sequence MLSNKEYHARPEISKSDLDLLARSPLHFKMKNELRSEPTKALLLGSAVHKLVLEPKDFSNEFSVEPDVDKRTKEGKEIYNNFLENLGDKTSLDLDIFGSAVEIANSVNSMRETAIFLKDGLAEQSYFSEINGVAVKCRPDFYNEKMGAVIDLKTTSDASASGFARSVASFNYHVQAAFYSDILRSLGKEVNYFLFIAVETKAPYFVGFYELDAAAIEQGRKAYLELLELYKYCKKRDEWWGYAKKDGDKIEAVQTLSLPAWKFYEQIA
- a CDS encoding recombinase RecT; translated protein: MNQIQPREQQARALVGSKMNQIQTIVGNDKAKASIFASAIANMANDYGLRNCSVESIVNTAMQIVQIGLNPNKLFGQAYVVPFKLKNGGETAQLQIGYKGLISLGMKNGWKFRAVAVYKCDEFKIEFNGLEDKINFTPNFDERSDDDGDWVFSHLVGVIVYAKDSNDNVFSEFVSKKKLEKLRLKSQNQSKKDKLEYIWLDWAEEMYKAKALKYVASRLPINDRLAEAVSAEDEPITKQETITPPKTGLNELLGSAEKPSKPTINQELTIQEAEVLDNAMPHDLLQSELVKRGASETEAEKLVERLSIDDATAYLNDPSSIDNLIENLKDN
- a CDS encoding DUF736 family protein; the encoded protein is MNVGYFKNQTFKAQDGKEVKFIGGMINIPFLRPIECGLIPTPDEELAKNQNAPIYKIVLFKPKKYEGARQIIGGIWNAVSNDGKTNYFRGHIETPLVAGGRVYLALFSPKEPNGLMFEATWSAPKRNNNSHTPQASESASDEIDVSQYCDSDEIPF